In one Haloplanus salinus genomic region, the following are encoded:
- a CDS encoding DUF7846 domain-containing protein has protein sequence MSALRPGRDRLVAAALALLAGVVVYWLAVDLFPYHSVNDDEGVYLTQAAMLLEGRLFLRPGDLGYLVRPWFFVADAAGGDPRYYSKYSPVAAGAFAVGKLLGDWNLSLGLIAAGNAALIYALAADAFDRRIGRLAVVLLLGAPLFLFTSAVFLPYAPTTLLNLAFAVAYVRTMRRDSPRWGLVAGAAVGLAFFARPYTAVLFASPFIVHAVGSLWWTWGTDEFRPTLTRLLAVAGLGVAGVVVTLAYNLVTTGDLLVFPYKAFGPNDGIGFGRHELLGYDRVYSPALAAETTGRLLGLLTTEWTVAGPVGTLLALVGLAKLPTDREALADPTLAAPALRVVFLGLVPAVVLGNAYFWGTLNGLENGLIGLLGPYYHFDLLLPLSAFGAAGAFVCWGRLRRATADLDAPTQGAVLAVTLLLSAAVGGVAGVEAVAEPYDENRLRTSHLAETYEPFESWSPDRALVFVPDPYGDWLHHPFQHLRNDPGFDGDALYVINDGDVERFEAIDATDGRRPYRFTYRGSWTGAVTPTEPALTPLDVKRGDRLRATTTVGVPARATRARARIVTEAGSARYAIGAVGGPVTVDWAVNATDGNASVLASNGTAAATAPLPAGVSRVTLLVTFVEPQGTTVTYRQTASVERTVRGVRVIWPPEMKVCSLTTDCGRDGVYVGANGDYVSGVSITTSARASNVTAASTAS, from the coding sequence GTGTCCGCCCTGCGGCCCGGGCGCGACCGACTCGTCGCCGCCGCCCTCGCGCTCCTCGCCGGCGTCGTCGTCTACTGGCTCGCGGTCGACCTCTTTCCGTACCACTCCGTCAACGACGACGAGGGCGTCTACCTCACCCAAGCCGCGATGTTGCTGGAGGGGCGACTGTTCCTCCGGCCCGGCGACTTGGGCTATCTGGTGCGGCCGTGGTTCTTCGTCGCCGACGCCGCGGGCGGTGACCCCCGCTACTACTCAAAGTACTCGCCGGTCGCCGCCGGCGCCTTCGCCGTCGGCAAGCTGCTGGGCGACTGGAACCTCTCGCTCGGCCTGATCGCCGCCGGCAACGCCGCGCTGATCTACGCGCTCGCGGCCGACGCCTTCGACCGCCGGATCGGCCGTCTCGCCGTCGTCCTGCTTCTCGGCGCCCCACTCTTTCTCTTTACCTCCGCCGTCTTCCTCCCCTACGCCCCGACGACGCTCCTGAATCTCGCGTTCGCGGTCGCGTACGTGCGGACGATGCGCCGCGACTCGCCGCGGTGGGGCCTCGTCGCCGGCGCCGCCGTCGGCCTCGCCTTCTTCGCCAGGCCCTACACGGCCGTTCTCTTCGCGTCGCCGTTCATCGTCCACGCCGTCGGCTCGCTGTGGTGGACGTGGGGCACCGACGAGTTCCGCCCGACGCTCACGCGCCTCCTCGCCGTCGCCGGTCTCGGGGTCGCGGGCGTCGTCGTCACGCTCGCGTACAACCTCGTGACGACCGGCGACCTCCTTGTCTTCCCGTACAAAGCGTTCGGCCCGAACGACGGCATCGGCTTCGGGCGCCACGAACTTCTGGGCTACGACCGCGTCTACTCCCCGGCGCTCGCCGCCGAGACGACCGGCCGCCTCCTCGGACTCCTGACGACGGAGTGGACCGTCGCCGGTCCCGTCGGCACCCTCCTCGCGCTCGTCGGCCTCGCGAAACTCCCGACCGACCGGGAGGCGCTCGCGGACCCGACGCTCGCCGCGCCCGCGCTCCGGGTGGTCTTCCTCGGTCTCGTCCCCGCCGTCGTCCTCGGCAACGCCTACTTCTGGGGGACGCTCAACGGGTTAGAGAACGGCCTGATCGGCCTACTCGGTCCGTACTACCACTTCGACCTCCTCCTGCCGCTCTCGGCGTTCGGCGCCGCGGGGGCGTTCGTCTGCTGGGGCCGCCTGCGGCGGGCGACGGCCGACCTCGACGCGCCGACGCAGGGGGCCGTCCTCGCCGTGACGCTCCTGCTGTCCGCGGCCGTTGGAGGCGTCGCGGGCGTCGAGGCCGTCGCGGAGCCGTACGACGAGAACCGCCTGCGCACGTCGCATCTGGCCGAGACGTACGAACCCTTCGAGTCGTGGTCGCCCGACCGCGCCCTCGTGTTCGTCCCCGATCCCTACGGCGACTGGCTCCACCACCCGTTCCAGCATCTCCGCAACGACCCCGGCTTCGACGGCGACGCCCTCTACGTCATCAACGACGGCGACGTGGAGCGGTTCGAGGCCATCGACGCGACCGACGGCCGCCGTCCGTACCGCTTCACCTACCGGGGCTCGTGGACGGGGGCGGTGACGCCGACGGAACCGGCGCTGACGCCCCTCGACGTGAAGCGTGGGGACCGCCTGCGCGCGACGACGACCGTCGGGGTTCCGGCACGGGCCACCCGCGCCCGCGCCCGCATCGTCACCGAAGCCGGAAGCGCACGGTACGCGATCGGGGCGGTCGGCGGCCCCGTCACCGTCGACTGGGCGGTGAACGCCACGGACGGGAACGCCAGCGTCCTCGCCTCGAACGGCACCGCGGCGGCGACGGCGCCGCTCCCCGCCGGCGTCAGTCGGGTGACGCTGCTCGTCACCTTCGTCGAACCGCAGGGGACGACGGTCACGTATCGACAGACCGCGAGCGTCGAGCGGACGGTTCGGGGCGTCCGCGTCATCTGGCCGCCCGAGATGAAAGTGTGCTCTCTCACCACCGACTGCGGGCGCGACGGGGTGTACGTCGGG
- a CDS encoding ABC transporter ATP-binding protein, translated as MSNSTIHATEARTDEPTAGSAPVLELTDVSKSYGAERVIEDLSLTVTEGEILTLLGPSGCGKTTTLRLIAGLERPNGGRIALNGAAVSGPGRFVEPEDRGIGVVFQEFALFPHLTAAENVAFGLEAWNADDREERVEELLDLVGLEAQGDSYPDELSGGQQQRVALARSLAPEPEVLLLDEPFSNLDVDLRVKMREEVRRILKETGVTAISVTHDQEEAMSISDRVAVMNDGRIEQVGNPEQVFQQPESRFVAGFLGHASFLPGYVHGGEVTTGLGPVPRDQINGLAGTYDRTRIDVLVRPDDIRAIPVDGEADGRVVSRRYLGPTVLYEVHLDDDTAVQCMHNHDESLPLDTTVRIELDADHELAWFPTDQRPLDDE; from the coding sequence ATGTCAAATAGCACGATTCACGCGACGGAAGCACGGACCGACGAACCGACCGCCGGCAGCGCGCCGGTTCTCGAACTGACCGACGTCTCGAAGTCGTACGGCGCCGAACGGGTCATCGAGGACCTCTCGCTCACGGTCACCGAGGGCGAAATCCTCACGCTCCTCGGCCCGTCGGGCTGTGGCAAGACGACGACGCTCCGCCTCATCGCGGGGCTCGAACGCCCGAACGGGGGCAGGATCGCGCTGAACGGCGCGGCCGTCTCCGGCCCCGGCCGCTTCGTCGAACCCGAGGACCGCGGCATCGGCGTCGTCTTCCAGGAGTTCGCGCTCTTTCCCCATCTTACCGCCGCCGAGAACGTCGCGTTCGGGCTGGAGGCGTGGAACGCCGACGACCGCGAGGAGCGGGTCGAGGAACTCCTCGACCTGGTGGGTCTGGAAGCCCAGGGCGACTCCTACCCCGACGAACTCTCCGGGGGCCAACAACAGCGGGTGGCGCTGGCGCGGTCGCTCGCGCCCGAACCCGAGGTGCTGTTGCTCGACGAACCCTTCTCCAACCTCGACGTCGACCTCCGCGTGAAGATGCGCGAGGAGGTGCGGCGCATCCTCAAGGAGACGGGCGTGACCGCGATCTCCGTCACCCACGATCAGGAAGAGGCCATGTCCATCTCCGACCGCGTGGCCGTCATGAACGACGGTCGGATAGAGCAGGTGGGGAACCCCGAACAGGTGTTCCAGCAGCCCGAATCCCGCTTCGTCGCCGGCTTCCTCGGCCACGCCAGCTTCCTCCCCGGCTACGTCCACGGCGGCGAGGTGACGACCGGTCTCGGTCCCGTCCCGCGCGACCAGATCAACGGGCTCGCCGGGACGTACGACCGCACGAGGATCGACGTACTCGTCCGCCCGGACGACATCCGGGCCATCCCCGTCGACGGCGAGGCCGACGGTCGGGTCGTCTCCCGGCGCTACCTCGGGCCGACGGTCCTCTACGAGGTCCACCTGGACGACGACACCGCCGTCCAGTGTATGCACAATCACGACGAGTCCCTCCCGCTCGACACGACGGTCCGGATCGAACTCGACGCGGATCACGAACTCGCCTGGTTCCCGACCGATCAGCGGCCACTCGACGACGAATAG
- a CDS encoding ABC transporter permease yields the protein MATDYPTVDDASDGLPLPTTVASGAVAAAVLLPLVWLVRTALDVGLAEAIDISTRPSTVQVFVNSAALVVVVTVASVLIGVPLAYLTVRTDLPFRRGFTVAVSLPLVIPSYIGAFAFVSAFGPQGAFQRLLAPLGVERLPEIYGFVGASLVITLYTYPYVFITTRAALKSLDTTLIDAARTLEHSQWEAFRRVTVPQIKPAVGAGSLLVALYALSDFGTPAIMQFDAFTRVIYVEFTTFGRDVASLLSLQLVAVTLLILGLESHVRGNEPLYAGRQGGRTSGTVRLGKWKYVAMAACLAVSGLALFVPLGILLTWLAQGGAEVGNALAFQPAYALNSVGVSAGAALVATVAGLPIAYLAASHRSRLTEAFERATYVGYAVPGVVLGLALVYLGTSYARPIYQTLYLLVAAYVVRFLPQAVGSMRASFLRVNPALPEAARTLGRSSFGAFRAVTLPLIAPGLFGGAALVFLTTMKELPATLLLRPSGFKTLVTHIWSATASGYYGHAAVPALILLGVSALSMLVILSQEGYDVK from the coding sequence ATGGCCACGGACTACCCCACAGTCGACGACGCGAGCGACGGCCTGCCACTGCCGACGACGGTAGCGAGCGGGGCCGTCGCCGCAGCCGTTCTGCTTCCGCTGGTGTGGTTGGTCCGAACCGCACTCGACGTGGGACTGGCGGAGGCCATCGACATCTCGACGCGACCGTCGACGGTGCAGGTGTTCGTCAACAGCGCTGCCCTCGTCGTCGTCGTCACCGTCGCCTCGGTGCTCATCGGCGTCCCCCTCGCCTACCTGACGGTCCGGACGGACCTCCCCTTCCGCCGCGGGTTCACCGTCGCCGTCTCGCTGCCCTTGGTGATCCCGAGCTACATCGGCGCCTTCGCCTTCGTCTCGGCCTTTGGTCCACAGGGTGCGTTCCAGCGCCTGCTCGCGCCGCTCGGCGTCGAGCGCCTCCCCGAAATCTACGGCTTCGTCGGCGCCTCGCTCGTCATCACGCTCTACACCTACCCCTACGTGTTCATCACGACCCGGGCGGCGTTGAAGTCGCTCGATACGACGCTCATCGACGCCGCCCGGACGCTCGAACACAGCCAGTGGGAGGCGTTCCGCCGCGTGACCGTCCCGCAGATCAAGCCGGCGGTCGGCGCCGGCTCCCTCCTCGTTGCCCTCTACGCCCTCTCGGATTTCGGTACCCCCGCGATCATGCAGTTCGACGCGTTCACGCGCGTCATCTACGTCGAGTTCACCACCTTCGGCCGCGACGTGGCCTCGCTGCTCTCGCTGCAACTGGTCGCGGTCACCCTGCTGATCCTCGGGCTGGAGTCGCACGTCCGGGGCAACGAACCGCTGTACGCCGGCCGGCAGGGCGGCCGCACGAGCGGTACGGTCCGGCTCGGCAAGTGGAAGTACGTCGCGATGGCGGCGTGTCTCGCCGTCTCCGGACTGGCGCTGTTCGTCCCGCTCGGCATCCTGCTGACCTGGCTGGCACAGGGGGGCGCCGAGGTCGGAAACGCGCTCGCCTTCCAGCCCGCCTACGCCCTCAACTCCGTCGGCGTCTCGGCGGGGGCGGCGCTCGTCGCTACCGTCGCCGGCCTGCCGATCGCCTACCTCGCCGCCAGCCACCGCTCGCGCCTGACCGAGGCGTTCGAACGGGCGACGTACGTCGGCTACGCCGTCCCCGGCGTGGTGCTCGGCCTCGCCCTGGTGTATCTGGGCACGTCGTACGCACGGCCCATCTACCAGACCCTCTACCTGCTGGTGGCGGCGTACGTCGTCCGCTTTCTCCCGCAGGCGGTCGGATCGATGCGGGCGTCGTTTCTGCGGGTCAACCCCGCGCTCCCCGAGGCGGCGCGGACCCTCGGGCGCTCCTCCTTCGGCGCCTTCCGCGCGGTGACGCTCCCGCTCATCGCGCCCGGCCTCTTCGGCGGCGCGGCGCTCGTCTTCCTCACCACGATGAAGGAACTGCCGGCGACGCTCCTGCTCCGGCCGTCGGGGTTCAAGACGCTCGTCACCCACATCTGGTCGGCGACGGCCTCGGGGTACTACGGCCACGCCGCGGTCCCCGCGTTGATTCTCCTCGGCGTCTCGGCGCTCTCGATGCTGGTCATCCTGTCACAGGAGGGATACGATGTCAAATAG
- a CDS encoding extracellular solute-binding protein translates to MKDNRSTRRRVLRLGGAAGLASIAGCSGLLGNGGANGGGDGDGDGGGTGGENVVGQIGSGRSPFGARDISGGVSMAAMPDLSGELTLYSGRGEPLVGQLITYIQDLYPDLTIRPRYNSAAELVNQIETEGSGSPADVFFSVNAGSLGALKDRGRTAELPTEVLDMVPDQFHDPDGTWIGTSGRARTIPYNTNELSDSDIPDDIFAFPETEAFRDAIGCAPTYSSFQAFITAMRALNGEEETRQWLNGMQELGLDANYPDEFLVSQAVADGELRAGFANHYYIQRVLAGRPNAPISTAFTDGDAGAIFNVAGACVLDTAADTDLAANFVRHLLSAEAQDYFARETFEYPLVPGVEPIGRLPTIDELNPPEDLDLTQLSDLEGTVNLLRDVGIL, encoded by the coding sequence ATGAAGGATAACCGTAGCACCCGGCGTCGGGTTCTCCGACTCGGGGGTGCCGCCGGGTTGGCATCGATCGCGGGCTGTAGCGGACTGCTCGGTAATGGTGGGGCGAACGGCGGCGGCGACGGTGACGGTGACGGTGGCGGCACCGGCGGCGAGAACGTCGTCGGACAGATCGGGTCCGGGCGCTCCCCGTTCGGCGCGCGGGACATCTCCGGCGGCGTCTCGATGGCGGCGATGCCCGACCTGAGCGGCGAGTTGACCCTCTACTCCGGCCGCGGCGAACCGCTCGTCGGGCAACTCATCACGTACATCCAGGATCTCTACCCGGACCTGACGATCCGGCCCCGGTACAACTCGGCTGCCGAGCTGGTGAATCAGATCGAAACCGAGGGGTCGGGTAGCCCGGCCGACGTGTTCTTCTCGGTCAACGCCGGCTCGCTCGGCGCGCTCAAGGACCGCGGGCGGACGGCCGAACTCCCGACCGAGGTGCTGGACATGGTGCCCGACCAGTTCCACGACCCCGACGGGACGTGGATCGGCACGTCCGGACGCGCCCGAACCATCCCGTACAACACGAACGAACTCTCCGACTCCGACATCCCCGACGACATCTTCGCGTTCCCGGAGACGGAGGCGTTCCGCGACGCCATCGGCTGTGCCCCCACGTACAGTTCGTTCCAGGCGTTCATCACGGCGATGCGCGCACTCAACGGCGAGGAGGAGACCCGCCAGTGGCTCAACGGAATGCAGGAACTGGGGCTCGACGCCAACTACCCCGACGAGTTCCTCGTGAGTCAGGCCGTCGCCGACGGCGAACTCCGCGCCGGCTTCGCCAACCACTACTACATCCAGCGGGTGCTCGCCGGGCGGCCCAACGCCCCCATCTCCACCGCGTTCACCGACGGCGACGCGGGCGCCATCTTCAACGTCGCCGGCGCCTGCGTCCTCGATACCGCCGCCGACACCGACCTCGCCGCCAACTTCGTCCGGCACCTGCTATCGGCGGAAGCGCAGGACTACTTCGCGCGGGAGACGTTCGAATACCCGCTGGTGCCCGGCGTCGAACCCATCGGCCGGCTGCCGACAATCGACGAATTGAACCCACCCGAGGATTTAGACCTGACTCAGCTGTCCGACTTGGAGGGGACGGTCAACCTCCTCCGGGACGTCGGAATACTCTGA